One genomic region from Strix aluco isolate bStrAlu1 chromosome 25, bStrAlu1.hap1, whole genome shotgun sequence encodes:
- the SARS1 gene encoding serine--tRNA ligase, cytoplasmic isoform X1, whose amino-acid sequence MVLDLDLFRADKGGDPAMVRDMQRKRFKDPALVDALVRADSAWRSCRFRADNLNKLKNLCSKTIGDKMKKKEPVGTDESIPESAQNLDELTIDVLGALQVSQIKKVRLLIDEAILKCDAERVRLEAERFESLREIGNLLHPSVPISNDEDVDNKVERVWGDCSCRKKYSHVDLVVMVDGYEGEKGAVVAGSRGYFLKGPLVFLEQALIQYALQSLRAKGYTPVYTPFFMRKEVMQEVAQLSQFDEELYKVIGKGSEKADDSSIDEKYLIATSEQPIAALHRDEWLKPEDLPIKYAGLSTCFRQEVGSHGRDTRGIFRVHQFEKIEQFVYASPHDNKSWEMFEEMMATAEDFYQSLGIPYHIVNIVSGSLNHAASKKLDLEAWFPGSGAFRELVSCSNCTDYQARRLRIRYGQTKKMMDKVRPSCWVARGGGVWGVWGFLFIPFPPFPCPPPQVEFVHMLNATMCATTRTICAILENYQTEEGVRIPEKLRAFMPPDLRELIPFVRPAPIEQELSKKQKKQQEGGKKKPGGGSERVLEEQMQNMGVNSA is encoded by the exons ATGGTGCTGGACCTGGACCTGTTCCGCGCCGACAAGGGCGGGGACCCCGCCATGGTGCGGGACATGCAGCGCAAACGCTTCAAGGATCCGGCGCTGGTGGACGCGCTGGTGCGGGCCGACAGCGCCTGGCGGAGTT GCAGGTTTCGTGCCGATAACTTGAACAAGCTGAAGAACCTGTGCAGCAAAACCATCGGAGACAAGATGAAG AAGAAAGAGCCAGTGGGGACGGATGAGTCCATACCTGAGAGCGCGCAGAACCTTGACGAGCTCACGATCGACGTCCTGGGG GCTCTTCAGGTGTCCCAGATCAAGAAGGTCCGTCTCCTCATCGACGAAGCCATCCTCAAGTGCGACGCCGAGCGCGTGAGGCTGGAGGCGGAACGTTTTGAGAGCCTGCGGGAGATCGGGAACCTCCTCCACCCCTCGGTGCCCATCAGCAACGATGAG GATGTGGACAACAAGGTGGAGCGCGTGTGGGGTGACTGCAGCTGCAGGAAGAAATATTCCCACGTGGACCTGGTGGTGATGGTGGACGGTTACGAGGGGGAGAAGGGGGCCGTCGTCGCGGGCAGCCGGGGCTACTTCCTTAAG GGTCCCCTGGTGTTCCTGGAGCAGGCCCTCATCCAGTACGCCCTGCAGAGCCTCCGTGCCAAGGGCTACACTCCGGTCTACACCCCCTTTTTCATGCGGAAGGAGGTGATGCAGGAGGTGGCCCAGCTCAGCCAGTTCGACGAGGAGCTCTACAAG GTGATCGGCAAAGGCAGCGAGAAGGCCGACGACAGCTCCATCGACGAGAAATACCTGATCGCCACCTCGGAGCAGCCCATCGCCGCCCTGCACCGGGACGAGTGGCTGAAACCGGAGGATTTGCCCATCAAGTACGCGGGGCTCTCCACCTGCTTCCGGCAGGAGGTGGGCTCGCACGGCCGCGACACCCGCGGCATCTTCCGCGTCCACCAGTTCGAGAAG ATCGAGCAGTTCGTCTACGCCTCGCCCCACGACAACAAGTCCTGGGAGATGTTTGAGGAGATGATGGCCACGGCGGAGGATTTCTACCAGTCCCTGGGCATCCCCTACCACATCGTCAACATCGTCTCGG GTTCCCTCAACCACGCTGCCAGTAAGAAGCTGGACCTGGAGGCCTGGTTCCCCGGTTCCGGCGCTTTCCGCGAGCTCGTCTCCTGCTCCAACTGCACCGACTACCAGGCGCGTCGCCTGCGCATCCGCTACGGCCAGACCAAGAAAATGATGGACAAGGTGAGGCCGAGCTGCTGGGttgcacggggggggggggtgtggggggtgtgggggttccttttcatccccttcccaccttTTCCGTGTCCCCCGCCGCAGGTGGAGTTCGTGCACATGCTCAACGCCACGATGTGCGCCACCACCCGCACCATCTGCGCCATCCTGGAGAACTACCAGACCGAGGAGGGCGTCCGCATCCCGGAGAAGCTCCGAGCCTTCATGCCTCCAG ACCTCCGGGAGCTGATCCCCTTCGTCAGGCCGGCGCCCATCGAGCAGGAGCTCTccaagaagcagaagaagcagcaggagggggGCAAAAAGAAGCCGGGGGGGGGAAGCGAGCGGGTGCTGGAGGAGCAAATGCAGAATATGGGTGTCAACAGCGCCTGA
- the SARS1 gene encoding serine--tRNA ligase, cytoplasmic isoform X2 has product MVLDLDLFRADKGGDPAMVRDMQRKRFKDPALVDALVRADSAWRSCRFRADNLNKLKNLCSKTIGDKMKKKEPVGTDESIPESAQNLDELTIDVLGALQVSQIKKVRLLIDEAILKCDAERVRLEAERFESLREIGNLLHPSVPISNDEDVDNKVERVWGDCSCRKKYSHVDLVVMVDGYEGEKGAVVAGSRGYFLKGPLVFLEQALIQYALQSLRAKGYTPVYTPFFMRKEVMQEVAQLSQFDEELYKVIGKGSEKADDSSIDEKYLIATSEQPIAALHRDEWLKPEDLPIKYAGLSTCFRQEVGSHGRDTRGIFRVHQFEKIEQFVYASPHDNKSWEMFEEMMATAEDFYQSLGIPYHIVNIVSGSLNHAASKKLDLEAWFPGSGAFRELVSCSNCTDYQARRLRIRYGQTKKMMDKVEFVHMLNATMCATTRTICAILENYQTEEGVRIPEKLRAFMPPDLRELIPFVRPAPIEQELSKKQKKQQEGGKKKPGGGSERVLEEQMQNMGVNSA; this is encoded by the exons ATGGTGCTGGACCTGGACCTGTTCCGCGCCGACAAGGGCGGGGACCCCGCCATGGTGCGGGACATGCAGCGCAAACGCTTCAAGGATCCGGCGCTGGTGGACGCGCTGGTGCGGGCCGACAGCGCCTGGCGGAGTT GCAGGTTTCGTGCCGATAACTTGAACAAGCTGAAGAACCTGTGCAGCAAAACCATCGGAGACAAGATGAAG AAGAAAGAGCCAGTGGGGACGGATGAGTCCATACCTGAGAGCGCGCAGAACCTTGACGAGCTCACGATCGACGTCCTGGGG GCTCTTCAGGTGTCCCAGATCAAGAAGGTCCGTCTCCTCATCGACGAAGCCATCCTCAAGTGCGACGCCGAGCGCGTGAGGCTGGAGGCGGAACGTTTTGAGAGCCTGCGGGAGATCGGGAACCTCCTCCACCCCTCGGTGCCCATCAGCAACGATGAG GATGTGGACAACAAGGTGGAGCGCGTGTGGGGTGACTGCAGCTGCAGGAAGAAATATTCCCACGTGGACCTGGTGGTGATGGTGGACGGTTACGAGGGGGAGAAGGGGGCCGTCGTCGCGGGCAGCCGGGGCTACTTCCTTAAG GGTCCCCTGGTGTTCCTGGAGCAGGCCCTCATCCAGTACGCCCTGCAGAGCCTCCGTGCCAAGGGCTACACTCCGGTCTACACCCCCTTTTTCATGCGGAAGGAGGTGATGCAGGAGGTGGCCCAGCTCAGCCAGTTCGACGAGGAGCTCTACAAG GTGATCGGCAAAGGCAGCGAGAAGGCCGACGACAGCTCCATCGACGAGAAATACCTGATCGCCACCTCGGAGCAGCCCATCGCCGCCCTGCACCGGGACGAGTGGCTGAAACCGGAGGATTTGCCCATCAAGTACGCGGGGCTCTCCACCTGCTTCCGGCAGGAGGTGGGCTCGCACGGCCGCGACACCCGCGGCATCTTCCGCGTCCACCAGTTCGAGAAG ATCGAGCAGTTCGTCTACGCCTCGCCCCACGACAACAAGTCCTGGGAGATGTTTGAGGAGATGATGGCCACGGCGGAGGATTTCTACCAGTCCCTGGGCATCCCCTACCACATCGTCAACATCGTCTCGG GTTCCCTCAACCACGCTGCCAGTAAGAAGCTGGACCTGGAGGCCTGGTTCCCCGGTTCCGGCGCTTTCCGCGAGCTCGTCTCCTGCTCCAACTGCACCGACTACCAGGCGCGTCGCCTGCGCATCCGCTACGGCCAGACCAAGAAAATGATGGACAAG GTGGAGTTCGTGCACATGCTCAACGCCACGATGTGCGCCACCACCCGCACCATCTGCGCCATCCTGGAGAACTACCAGACCGAGGAGGGCGTCCGCATCCCGGAGAAGCTCCGAGCCTTCATGCCTCCAG ACCTCCGGGAGCTGATCCCCTTCGTCAGGCCGGCGCCCATCGAGCAGGAGCTCTccaagaagcagaagaagcagcaggagggggGCAAAAAGAAGCCGGGGGGGGGAAGCGAGCGGGTGCTGGAGGAGCAAATGCAGAATATGGGTGTCAACAGCGCCTGA